One window of the Prionailurus bengalensis isolate Pbe53 chromosome E1, Fcat_Pben_1.1_paternal_pri, whole genome shotgun sequence genome contains the following:
- the CAVIN1 gene encoding caveolae-associated protein 1: MEDTQLHIIEQPLPGYPEVGDPGSSPTGAPAAEEPSGAGSEELIKSDQVNGVLVLSLLDKIIGAVDQIQLTQAQLEERQAEMEGAVQSIQGELSKLGKAHATTSNTVSKLLEKVRKVSVNVKTVRGSLERQAGQIKKLEVNEAELLRRRNFKVMIYQDEVKLPAKVSISKSLKEAEALPEKEGDELGEGERPEEDAAALELSSDEAVEVEEVIEESRAERIKRSGLRRVDDFKKAFSKEKMEKTKVRTRENLEKTRLKTKENLEKTRHTLEKRMNKLGTRLVPAERREKLKTSRDKLRKSFTPDHVVYARSKTAVYKVPPFTFHVKKIREGEVEVLKATEMVEVGADDDEGGAERGEAADLLRGSSPDVHTLLEITEESDAVLVDKSDSD, encoded by the exons ATGGAGGACACCCAGCTCCATATCATCGAGCAGCCGCTTCCCGGGTACCCCGAAGTCGGGGACCCGGGGTCCTCCCCTACGGGGGCGCCAGCGGCGGAGGAGCCGTCAGGGGCCGGTTCCGAGGAGCTGATCAAGTCAGACCAGGTGAACGGCGTGCTGGTGCTGAGCCTTCTGGACAAAATCATTGGCGCCGTCGACCAGATCCAGCTGACCCAAGCCCAGTTGGAGGAACGGCAGGCGGAGATGGAGGGCGCCGTGCAGAGCATCCAGGGCGAGTTGAGCAAGCTGGGCAAGGCACACGCCACCACCAGCAACACCGTGAGCAAGTTGCTGGAGAAGGTGCGCAAGGTCAGCGTCAACGTGAAGACCGTGCGCGGCAGCCTGGAGCGCCAGGCAGGCCAGATCAAGAAGCTGGAGGTCAACGAGGCGGAGCTGCTTCGGCGCCGCAACTTTAAAGTCATGATCTACCAG GATGAAGTGAAACTGCCGGCCAAGGTGAGCATCAGCAAGTCGCTGAAAGAAGCGGAGGCGCTGCCCGAGAAGGAGGGCGACGAGCTGGGCGAAGGCGAGAGGCCCGAGGAGGACGCGGCGGCGCTCGAGCTGTCCTCCGACGAGgcggtggaggtggaggaggtcaTCGAGGAGTCGCGTGCCGAGCGCATCAAGCGCAGCGGCCTGCGGCGCGTGGACGACTTCAAGAAGGCCTTCTCCAAGGAGAAGATGGAGAAGACCAAGGTGCGCACCCGCGAAAACCTGGAGAAGACCCGCCTCAAGACCAAGGAGAACCTGGAGAAGACGCGGCACACGCTGGAGAAGCGCATGAACAAGCTGGGCACGCGCCTCGTCCCCGCCGAGCGGCGCGAGAAGCTCAAGACCTCGCGAGACAAGCTGCGCAAGTCCTTCACGCCCGACCACGTGGTCTACGCGCGCTCCAAGACGGCCGTGTACAAGGTGCCGCCCTTCACCTTCCACGTCAAGAAGATCCGCGAGGGCGAGGTGGAGGTGCTGAAGGCCACCGAGATGGTGGAGGTGGGTGCCGATGACGACGAGGGCGGCGCGGAACGCGGCGAGGCGGCCGACCTGCTGCGCGGGAGCAGCCCCGACGTGCACACGCTGCTGGAGATCACCGAGGAGTCGGACGCCGTGCTGGTGGACAAGAGCGACAGCGACTGA